From the Patescibacteria group bacterium genome, one window contains:
- a CDS encoding tRNA uridine(34) 5-carboxymethylaminomethyl modification radical SAM/GNAT enzyme Elp3, whose amino-acid sequence MKVFEKIVLELAERANQFKTSQDLAKFKNQSAKKYQIEIPSNIQLFKAYHRLVWQKKLKKSETIEKILKKRPVRSLSGIVNVSVLTKPFQCPGKCVYCPFVADLPKSYLPKEPAVDRAVKLGFDPFQQTEYRIQTLASEGHSTDKIDLRIIGGTWSFYPARYQTWFVKRCFDAANQKTSRSLAQAQKFNEKAKQRIIGISIETRPDFINQQEVKRLRKLGITRVELGVQSIYDEVLIKNNRGHLVGATIKATKLLKDAGFKICYQMMPNLMGSDLKKDEQMFKELFSNPDFQPDYLKIYPCLVLKEARLYESWKKGEHQAYSDRQLKNLIKKIKKRIPAYVRIQRIIRDIPAEYIVAGGKISNLRQVIHQEMKKEGWQCQCVRCREVGKDYNPKEKAYLFRQDYSGSGGKEIFLSFENKPRTKLFSFLRLRIPSQVFSNKKHFLPALEDSAVIREVQTVGQATGIGAIKLSPQHRGLGKKLIAEAEKICQKEFGLNRISVIAGIGAREYFRKLGYRLNQTYLVKNF is encoded by the coding sequence ATGAAAGTTTTTGAAAAAATTGTTTTAGAGCTGGCTGAAAGAGCTAACCAGTTTAAAACCAGTCAAGACCTGGCTAAGTTTAAAAATCAATCAGCAAAAAAATACCAGATTGAGATTCCGAGCAACATCCAGCTGTTTAAAGCATATCATAGATTAGTTTGGCAAAAAAAGCTGAAAAAATCAGAAACAATAGAGAAAATCTTGAAAAAGCGGCCAGTTCGGTCTTTGTCCGGGATTGTTAATGTTTCGGTTTTAACCAAACCGTTCCAGTGCCCGGGTAAATGCGTTTATTGTCCGTTTGTCGCTGATCTGCCCAAAAGCTATCTGCCTAAAGAGCCGGCAGTGGACCGAGCAGTTAAACTTGGTTTTGATCCCTTTCAGCAAACCGAATATCGGATTCAAACTTTGGCAAGCGAAGGCCACTCGACAGACAAAATTGATTTAAGAATTATTGGCGGCACTTGGAGCTTTTATCCGGCCCGATACCAGACTTGGTTTGTCAAGCGCTGTTTTGACGCCGCCAATCAGAAAACCAGCCGGTCTTTAGCTCAGGCGCAAAAATTTAATGAAAAAGCTAAACAAAGAATTATCGGCATTTCAATAGAGACCCGGCCAGATTTTATCAACCAGCAGGAAGTGAAACGGTTGAGAAAATTAGGCATTACCCGAGTGGAGTTAGGGGTTCAGAGCATTTATGACGAGGTTTTGATAAAAAACAATCGCGGCCATCTGGTTGGGGCGACGATTAAGGCAACCAAACTTTTAAAAGATGCTGGATTTAAAATCTGTTATCAGATGATGCCTAACCTAATGGGTTCAGATTTAAAAAAAGACGAGCAGATGTTTAAAGAGCTTTTTTCTAATCCCGATTTCCAGCCGGATTATCTGAAGATCTATCCTTGTTTGGTTTTAAAAGAAGCGCGTTTATATGAATCTTGGAAAAAGGGCGAGCATCAAGCCTATTCTGATAGACAATTAAAAAACTTGATTAAAAAGATAAAAAAAAGGATTCCGGCTTATGTTAGGATCCAGCGGATCATTCGGGATATTCCGGCAGAATACATTGTTGCTGGCGGTAAAATCTCCAATCTAAGGCAGGTGATTCATCAAGAAATGAAAAAAGAAGGCTGGCAGTGCCAGTGCGTCCGATGCCGCGAAGTCGGCAAAGATTATAATCCCAAAGAAAAAGCCTATCTGTTCCGGCAAGACTATTCGGGTTCAGGCGGCAAGGAAATATTTTTAAGTTTTGAGAACAAGCCAAGAACCAAGCTTTTTAGTTTTTTAAGATTAAGAATTCCGTCCCAAGTTTTTTCAAACAAAAAGCATTTTTTGCCAGCCTTAGAGGATTCAGCGGTGATTAGAGAAGTTCAAACAGTTGGCCAGGCAACCGGGATTGGGGCAATAAAGCTTTCGCCCCAGCACCGGGGTTTAGGCAAGAAACTGATTGCTGAAGCGGAAAAAATCTGCCAAAAAGAATTTGGTCTAAATAGAATCAGCGTGATTGCCGGTATTGGCGCCAGAGAGTATTTTCGTAAACTTGGCTATCGTTTAAACCAAACCTATCTGGTGAAGAATTTTTAA